Genomic segment of Prionailurus viverrinus isolate Anna chromosome B4, UM_Priviv_1.0, whole genome shotgun sequence:
acaaaatattaaaacaatcaaTACAGATAAGTTAGTTTATGCTATATATGAGAATCCTGACATTGCCTAAAAGCTTGAGAACACAAGTATACTTCTCTGCCTGGaagtttttatatcatttgaattttgaattgagttttatcttttcaggaagaaaaaaggaagcacaAACCAAAGGTAGTGCTGGCAATATGGGCAGTGCCTTGGGACCTGATTGGCATGAAGGCTTGAATCTTAAAGGAACAAAAGAGGTATGTGTTCATACACTAATTAAACATGTGTAGATGGAATTTTAAATTCTTGAACCATTCGTTGAAGACTGGTTACAAATATAGTCCAACAACTGCTAGGTCACTTAAAATCCATAGTGCTAGGATAGAACCAAGCAGCTGGCCCAGTTCCTTACCTTAAGAGATAAGTGGATATTTAATTCATCAAAAACTGACTgttcagagtggccaaaatgaacaaatcaggagactatagaatgctggagaggatgtggagaaacgggaaccctcttgcactgttggtgggaatgcaaactggtgtagccgctctggaaaatagtgtggaggttcctcaaaaaattaaaaatagacccaccctatgacccagcagtagcactgctaggaatttacccaagggatacaggtgtactgatgcataggggcacttgtacccccccaatgtttatagcagcagtctcAACagtagccgaattatggaaagagcctaaatgtccatcaactgatgaatggataaagaaattgtggtttgtatacacaatggagtactacgtggcaatgagaaagaatgaaatatggccctttgtagcaacgtggatggaactggagagtgttacgctaagtgaagtaagccatacagagaaagacagataccatgttttcactcttatgtggatcctgagaaacttaacagaaacccatgggggaggggaaggaaaaaaaaaaaaaaaaaaaggttagagtgggagagagccaaagcataagagactcttaaaaactgaaaacaaactgagggttgatggggggtgggagggaggggagggtgagtgatgggtactgaagagggcctcttttgggatgagcactgggtattgtatggaaaccaatgtgacaataaatttcacatattaaaaacaaacaaacagttgcCCTTCTTTTTAATTCTCCAGGCACAGAGATTTCTACAGTGAATATACCTGTcctattttaaattaatcttttctTAAAGGTCACCTCCTATGCATTATAATATTTTACAGGTTATTTGATAAATTCTAAATACACATTTAATACCTTAATTGGATAAGATGATTTgcttttactcattttatttattaggtatttgtttttaaataattgctaAAAGGCTATGATATGTAAATACTGTAAGAAGCATACACGGGGTTCTTattactttgtatgatttcagccTCAGGTACTTTGGAGAGGAGCTGGCTTCATGTTATACCTCATTTTTGTGATAGAAATTATGCAAAATCAGTTCTTCTGCACCTTCAGATTCTAAGTTTAGTAGTATTTTTAAACTGAGCAGCAGTTTGGTTCAGTGAACATTATCTCCTACATACTTGGTACTTTACTAAGGTTCTGGGATATAATAGTAAGTAAATCAACATAGATCTGCCCTCAAGAGGGTTTTATAGTTCTCTAACAgttgaaatttttagaaaatatatttgtaattatcAGTGAGGCTTATCTTAAAAAGCATCCCTTGGTGTTACCTGTCAGTGCAACTACTTGTTCTCTTAAGTTCTGAATGGATTTCTTCTTACTGCCTTCACAAACAGAAATCGAGATTATATGGGGGCATCcagtgtgttttcatttatattttccatatgtttctacaagtgtaatttttttttatcagtaacCCAAATCAGTCTTTTGGGAAGTATTATTTATGGTAACCatggtttcttttagttttctcgTAAGATTCACATTGAAACTATGTGTGAAGTAAAGAAAATCTACCTTCAGGAAGAATTTAGAATTTCGAGGAAAAAGTCCTTGCCTTTTCCGAGAGACCATCATAATCAGCCAGTCACAACTGATAAAGGtaagtaattaagaaaaaatgtaataaccagtaatttaaaaggaggaaacttaaacataaaaaataaacatgaggagcatctggatggctcaatccattaagtgtgtgacttcagctcaggtcatgatctcacagtttgtgagttcgagccccacttcaggctctgtgctgacatctcagagcctggagcccactttggattcagtgtctccctctctctctgcccctcccccactcatgctgtgtctctccttcaaaaataaacttaaaaagtaaacatgaaatCATTACTTAATGTAAGTCATTTCCTTTTCACTACTTAATCTTCAAGTTTCCTAATAATTGATATAGTGAGCATCACATTTTACATGGCATTCATGGTGTTTTGCCCACCACAACTCTGTGAGTCAAATGGAATACCTTGCAGatcaaaaagaaactaaaaaaacctTTATGCTTTCAGAGATGAAGTGACTTCCCCCAAATGAGATTGAAAATCTGTAATTTGGGACTAATTCCTGTTCCACATCTCCTGTGAGACCTACcactatttgaagaaatacacTCAAACTagtgtgtaatattccattgttttgaattctttgaatttttccaCGGGAAGAGTTAATGTTACAGTTTGACTAAGAACAGTAAgggaaaacattgaaaaatgaGTAATGTAGTTGGGCTAAACTCTCTGGAGtatataatgtattaatatttttagataaataatttataaagtgattatcaatttaaatttactttgttaGAAAAGGTCTAGGTCTAAATTTGAAGGGAAAATGTTTAGAATGCTGTAATGTTATAAGTATACCCAAAACAAGGAGATAATGTTGATTGTATTATAATTGTTTTAGTAAATGTGTCTTATAAAAGTTATTAAGCAGTGTTGTTTTAAAGTACTCTCCTGCCGTTTTCTTTCACCCTTTATGCTAGGTATTATAGTCATATAATGCTATGGATAACTTGTGGTGATTATATTGGAGAAtaaaggttttgtttattttgttttgttttagaggtATGGCCTGTATATGTGGAATTGACCAGTGAAAAGATATACGGCTGTGATTTCATTGTCAGTGCTACAGGAGTTACACCAAATATAGAACCTTTTCTCTGTGGCAACAATGTAAGGTgaagttttttttggttttttttttttttgtcctgctgtgaatatttttatattttttttaatgtttatttatttttgagagagacagagaaagagtatgagcagagggaggggcagagagaaagggagacagaatccaggggaggctccaggctctgaacaagctgtcagcacacagcctgacacggggctcaaactcacaaactgtgagatcatgacctgagctaaagtcagatgcttaaccgactgagccacccaggtgcctcatgctgtgaatatttttaaagtactgtatGAAATTTAACTTTCAAGCATAAATAACTGTTCCTTGCTTTAGTGTAAAACTAACTTACGGAAGGTGAAAACAATTTAGATCATATTCATGTTTGGATTTGCAGTATTTCTTATTGCGTAAAGTCCTTAAGCAGCTAACATCCCAGCATAAATGTCATCATTGATGGGACATAATGCACAGTTCGTTTGTCTAAAGGTTGGTAAGAGACTGACACCTATGGATTCTTACAAGTGATTCTTTTGGAGAAATGCTAAAATGCTAAATGCCTTTTAGCATTTAAAGCTCACAAAACTGGAATATTGTAATTATGAGTGGGGTAGTCACGGTTACTGAGTGTTCCTGATGTTGAAAGTCTAAAAATTTTTGAGTTGGTCTGTCTTAATAGCATTTTGATCCCCTGGAAATTGAGCTGAGTTATCTAAACTTACAGCTATTATTTACTTTCTCATTAAAGATCAGCATACCAAGGTGTACAAATGTGACTTGTTCTTTTACTTTAGAATGACAAAGCCATCTTTCACTTTTCTTCCCATGTGTTCTCATAAGGAACATTGTTTAGTTTGATCTAGGCGAAGATGGTGGCCTGAAAGTGGATGATCACATGCACACGTCTCTCTCTGATATCTATGCTGCAGGTGACATCTGCACTGCGTCATGGCAGCCCAGCCCAGTGTGGCAGCAGGTAAGCCAGCATCCAGGATCACATCTTCATATCAGAGATTCCATGTGATGGTAAAGGAGTTGCTACCAGCAAATCTAAATATCtggttttccaactttttttacTTTAAGAAGCTGTCATAGAGTTTTTTGTGACAATTAAAGAATTTTCCCTTTTGGTAAGTTATTACATAGTGATGGAACAGTAGTTTATCAGCCCTGTCCAGTGGAACTTTATGcgatgacagaaatgttctgtaCCTTTGCAGTGTCCAGTCAGGTAGTCACTAACTACGTATCTCTATTGAGCACTTGAGTTTAAATAGCTACATGTATCTAGTGTCTGCCAGACTGGACAGCACAGCTTTAGATTAATAATTACTGAGGTATAAACCATGTAGATAAATGATGACCCTATTCTATCCCTGTGAGAACTGTGACTGAAAAAATTTCCTATAGGAAACAGCCTTCCTCAGCTGAACACCTCCATTGAACTGGGCATAGACTTCCTCCTAATGGTGGAGGAGAAATCCTTGAGGAAGATACTCAGACCGTGGTCATAGGTGAGGTGGTCTCAGGGGGAGGAGAGACACAGTAGATGTTACAGATAAAAGACCCAGGCAACACTCCGTGTGAGACCAGCTCCACAGGTAGGGATATTACTCCTTCAGATCAACCATGGAGTGTGAAGTAGCAGAAGAGCAGGATGTATTTTAAGAGGCAGCTTCATTACTTTGTGTGTTTTTACCTACAGCAGAGCTGACAATCATATAAAAGTGCTTTTAGcctaggggcgccagggtggtatagtcagttaagtgtcagactcagctcaggtcatgatctcacggttcgtgagtttttagccctgcatcaggctctgtgctgacagctgggagcctggagcctgctttggattctgtgtctccctctctgtctgcacaccctccactcatgctttgtctctgtcctcaaaaaataaatgttaaaaaaattttttttttaaaaagagtgctagcttgttttcagttttctctgtAATCATTCTCTTTCACTTCTGTGACAGATCTGTCTGGGATTTTTTTAACGCTTTTAAACCGTTTAGGATAAATTACATCCTTAATGGGTGTCATAAACTCTGGTATAGTCCGTGTCCAAAAATGACAAGTGTCTCTTGAGTGAATCTAATAGACCCTGTCTCTTAATTTGCAGAAGCAGTAAATACTAAATAAGTACACTAATTAATCTGTTTTACACAGTCCGAGACACAGACTGAAGGGACCTTGAAGCTGGTATACATTGTTTATGTTTATAGAGgagactgaattaaaaaaaaatatcagaaatgattGTGGTATTAGTTTTGCACACAAAAGGACATTACTAATTGCTTAGTGTAGGCTAGCTTATTTAAATCTCTTAATAGCCATTGAATAGGTGgtatacatttttgtttcaggtgaagattaaataagtagaaataaaaacttaaaaatctctTGACTTCCAAGGCCAGTGTTCTATGCAGGATCACTGATAACCTAAgggaagaatttaaaatgaattccCAGCATTGGTTGCTGAAATCTGGTAACATTTCTTGAGGCTGTTAGGACACCAACTAATATATCGATCTGCCTGACCACTGAGGTTTTATTGCATGAGAAGCCTTAACTATATAGCACCAAAATCTAAGGATTAGGAAAAGGAATGAATTTTTCAGTGATCATTTCTCATCTCTATTTATGCTGATGATAAACTTACTCTGTGAGAGGAGACCAGTTAATTAGTATTATTCTTCCCTGGTGTAccctgaaatgttttatttttagtttatatgtttatagttTAATGTTTATAGTTTATTGAAACATACAGAGTTGGTATCATCCTTTAATTTTCGAATTCTCAAATAGCAGTATCAGTTTTGGTTAGTGTGGAATGGTGATTGCTTCTGTGGCAAAGACAATCCAACTGGTCATCTGGCTAGCTAGATCTAACCAGTCTCAAGGACTCTCGATCGATATTGAAGCCCTTTAAGCAATTTTGTAAGGTTAAGGTGCTAGCATTTTTTAAGTATGGACAATGAACATTATATctcataacattttttatttcagatgagGCTGTGGACCCAGGCTAGACAGATGGGGTGGTACGCAGCCAAGTGCATGGCCGCAGCTACTTTAGGACAATCTACTGACATGGACTTCAGCTTTGAACTTTTTGCTCACGTAACAAAATTCTTTAACTATAAGGTAAGATAAACAAAGTAGTGCCTTTTTCTGCTTGTTAGCctttaattatgtaattttatcatTTAAGTAAATATATGGTTTTagtcattttacaaaaaaatgacATCTCATTTCTTGCAAATCGGTACCTGGTATTACTGCTGGTCTTAATTCCTAATCACCACCTACCTTCCTACGATACTATTTTATAGttaaaggtgggggtgggggggcatctCTTCTAGACTTACTCCCTGTTGGTGCATTTCTGCATTTCATTTGAGATCCATCCTTGCCTTGTAAGGGGAACTAATAGCTGTCATACTCAAGAATGAACCAGGTACTCTGCCATACTTATTTTACTCTGAGGCAAGTTTTTTCTTGataatttactgatttttaatgttcatatgtAGATTGTGTGTTAGTGTCATCTGTATAATAAATGCAGTGCTATTCTAGCATAACACAGTGTAACTACAtaccatgtttccttttttactttATCCCTGTGTTTAGGTTGTATTGCTGGGAAAATACAATGCACAGGGCTTAGGTTCAGATCATGAATTAATGCTGAGATGTACCAAAGGACAAGAATACGTCAAAGTCGTCATGCAGAATGGGCGCATGATGGGAGCTGTCTTAATTGGTGAAACTGATttagaagaaacatttgaaaacttaattttaaatcaGATGGATCTTTCATCATATGGAGAAGATCTGCTAGATCCCAATATTGATTTAGAAGATTATTTTGATTAATAAAAGCATTTCAAGAGCTACATAATGTTCCAAATAACACAAAGTCACAATAAGGTAAAATTTAATACAAGTGATAATGATTTCAGTggcaaagttttaaaatacattttttctaacTTAAATTTACATTAAGTGCTaggttttaagttatttatttctaatttagcTTTGGGGCAGATTCAGCTAGGTTGTGATCTACTTAGCCAACAACTTGGCCTGGTACACCAGAATCATTCTGATTGAAATGTTAGAGAGGGCTGTGGTTTCAAGAGGCTTATAGTTTGGTTTTACTTCTAGAAATGTAGCAATAGCTTACTTACTAATATCATTTGTATTgatactttattccttttgcaTTTGGATTCCACAGCTGTTAAGAGCTGAAATCATTCCCTTTGTAATAAGCCTATATAAAATATTCCACGTGATAACACTGCTATCAACAGTTATGTAAAAATAATACGAGTTTATGTGAACTTTagtttacatttttctcattttatactgACAATTTTTATAAATCATGATCTCAAGTGTTCAAGCCTTCAATATTAATGAAATTGTCTTAAACTACAAAATAATggtgtatatgtacataaaatgttttcttggaaAATTCGGAAACACTCTTTTCTTAGATTGCTGAAGCATGTTTGCAAACTTTTGGAAGTTAcctgaattgttttctttcctccttatcAGCTCCTTTAGAATGAtacatttgggggcgcctgggtggcgcagtcggttaagcgtccgacttcagccaggtcacgatctcgcggtccgtgggttcgagccccgcgtcaggctctgggctgatggctcagagcctggagcctgtttccgattctgtgtctccctctctctctgctcctcccccgttcatgctctgtctctctctgtcccaaaaataaaaataaaacgttgaaaaaaaaaaaaaaaccagaatgttACATTTGAAGTGATTCAGtctacaaacaaaaacacacactttGGTAAAAACTCAGctgttccattttctcttcaGATTAATAGTCCCCCTGGGTCCTTCTATATCGGTTAGCTCTTAAGTGTCGGTGGCCTATCTACTCAAATATGAGCCCTATCTTGAAGGGATATGTTGTCTGAAAAACCCTAAATCTATGGACACAGTGGTACACAGCATAGTTTCACAGGCTTGAGAGTATCGGTTCAACCTTTGCTGCGCAGGCAGACTTCTCAACCAGTGTTGATCACAACCAGTATTGTGAACAAGTCCTGTGCCTACTTCAGGATCTTGATTAGATCTCTGCAGTATGCTGTTAGATGTTTCATCTTTCACATGCTGTAATGAAATAGGCAACTGGGATTTGGGAATTACAAGGACAGGCTATTCTAGCTATTAAACTGGCTTAAAATGAGTCCTCAACATGAGCCACCCTAAACActgatttgttaatttgttcTGAACTAAAATTAGGATATTCCTCAAGTCTGTCACTAAACTGTTCTAGTCTCTGTAAGACATTGTTGAATTTACAGAGATCTAAAGAAAATAACCTGGTTACCAGAAGGCCTTTGGATATGCTCTAGGAACCAGAGTGTCTGCCAGACATGATTGAGAGATACTTAGAATCAGCCTATTGTTCATATTTACCTGATTTGTGCTCATTACACAATATTCTGGAAACTGTGGCTTCCTAGGTACACTGTTTAGAGACAAGAATGTCCTCATCATCAGATATTCCTAATTATTGATTCTAGTACCCTGATTTATATATCAGACTCTTGTTAACTGGTGAGTATAGCACAGCATAAGAAACTCAGAAGTTTCTCTGGGTACAAATTTAAGACCATAGTTACCTTCACCCACCAGGTGTCAGAACTCTGTGAGGGGGAACTGGTTAGTCCAGCTCTTCAGATACAACAAACATGCAGGATGAAAAAAAGTTCAACTACAGCACCCAGACACTGCTATCTATGTTAGTGTCTTATGAGTGATTAGCCATTACCTGGTTCAAAAATAATTCACTCTTTTGCATGGAATTTCTCTTTCCAATCAGCCACTATAAACTCTTAGAGATTAGCCTTTTCTTAAATAGCATTTCTATTCAGAGCGAaacttttcccttcatttcttaaaaatttaacatgCCCTTAGTACAGCAATATAGATCCATACACATACCACTTACccttttatccttttattatttcactGTTTTAAAACCGTGTTACTTTTGAATCTAGAAAATGCTGTTCACAGCTTGCTTAatcttttaaatccattttgGGATCTAGTATTGCCCCCATGTAGTCCTAGCTATATATATTAGCctataaagatttaaaaacaatgaactaGGGAGTGTTCCAATCCAAGATGGCAacataggaagatcctgaactggGCGCACCAAATATACACCTGTTTATAGGCAACTCCTCTTGAAGAACTGAGGACTGACTGAACAGCTTCTGTACAATAAAAGATACACCACACGGAgaacagcaagagagacagaCCTGGTAATCCACGTACCCACCCCTGATGCTGCAAACTGTAGTGGGAGGATAGAAATGAGGTACCAGGAGCAGATTCATCTACCCTGGGCCACAGAAAATAAAAGCCCTGGCTTAAAAGAGCAACTAGAATATAAAGTAGCCCTTGAACCCTGCTAAACGGGAGGGGAGCTGCTGCAACTCTTTCTGGGTTGGAAGGTCTAATATGTGCCACAGTTTATGCACCC
This window contains:
- the LOC125169848 gene encoding pyridine nucleotide-disulfide oxidoreductase domain-containing protein 1 isoform X2, with protein sequence MLENRFPNIKVIESGVKQLKSKEHCILTGDGSQHVYKKLCLCAGAKPKLICEGNPYVLGIRDTDSAQEFQKQLTKAKRIMIIGNGGIALELVYEIEGCEVIWAIKDKAIGNTFFDAGAAEFLTSKLIAEKPEAKIAHKRTRYTTEGRKKEAQTKGSAGNMGSALGPDWHEGLNLKGTKEFSRKIHIETMCEVKKIYLQEEFRISRKKSLPFPRDHHNQPVTTDKEVWPVYVELTSEKIYGCDFIVSATGVTPNIEPFLCGNNFDLGEDGGLKVDDHMHTSLSDIYAAGDICTASWQPSPVWQQMRLWTQARQMGWYAAKCMAAATLGQSTDMDFSFELFAHVTKFFNYKVVLLGKYNAQGLGSDHELMLRCTKGQEYVKVVMQNGRMMGAVLIGETDLEETFENLILNQMDLSSYGEDLLDPNIDLEDYFD
- the LOC125169848 gene encoding pyridine nucleotide-disulfide oxidoreductase domain-containing protein 1 isoform X1; translated protein: MEAARPPSTAGKFVVVGGGIAGVTCAEQLAIHFPSEDILLVTASPVIKAVTNFKQVSKVLEEFDVEEQPNTMLENRFPNIKVIESGVKQLKSKEHCILTGDGSQHVYKKLCLCAGAKPKLICEGNPYVLGIRDTDSAQEFQKQLTKAKRIMIIGNGGIALELVYEIEGCEVIWAIKDKAIGNTFFDAGAAEFLTSKLIAEKPEAKIAHKRTRYTTEGRKKEAQTKGSAGNMGSALGPDWHEGLNLKGTKEFSRKIHIETMCEVKKIYLQEEFRISRKKSLPFPRDHHNQPVTTDKEVWPVYVELTSEKIYGCDFIVSATGVTPNIEPFLCGNNFDLGEDGGLKVDDHMHTSLSDIYAAGDICTASWQPSPVWQQMRLWTQARQMGWYAAKCMAAATLGQSTDMDFSFELFAHVTKFFNYKVVLLGKYNAQGLGSDHELMLRCTKGQEYVKVVMQNGRMMGAVLIGETDLEETFENLILNQMDLSSYGEDLLDPNIDLEDYFD